In a genomic window of Ralstonia insidiosa:
- a CDS encoding DMT family transporter codes for MQKTDISATGNLNGLALLLVLSSLWGASYTFIRIGVESIPPLTFIAARTLIAGALLLLWMRWRRIQMPRDRAVWVRFGVQALLNSVIPFTLIAWAERSVGAGLATILNSTSPVMVFLGTALITRHEPVSWRKLVGVIAGFVGTCMVIGPSAIDGLGGQLIPQLAIVAATACYAGAAIYGRSFKGLNPAAPAAGSLIVGALLLTPVSLIVDRPWEIHPSARSLMALVALAAFSTALAFVIYFRLIQVLGAIGTTAQAYLRVPIGVGISVAFLGESLAPSAWLGLGCVVVGVAAMSMPARLTPAQRT; via the coding sequence GTGCAAAAGACCGACATATCTGCGACCGGCAATCTGAACGGGCTGGCCTTGCTGCTTGTTCTATCAAGCTTGTGGGGCGCGTCGTACACGTTCATCCGGATCGGCGTGGAGAGCATTCCGCCGCTGACGTTCATCGCGGCACGGACGCTGATTGCAGGTGCGCTGCTACTGCTGTGGATGCGGTGGCGTCGCATTCAGATGCCGCGCGATCGGGCTGTCTGGGTGCGCTTTGGTGTGCAGGCGCTGCTCAACAGCGTGATTCCGTTCACGCTCATCGCGTGGGCGGAGCGCTCCGTGGGGGCGGGCTTGGCCACAATCCTGAACTCAACGTCGCCCGTGATGGTGTTCCTGGGGACGGCGCTGATCACCCGGCACGAGCCGGTGTCCTGGCGCAAGCTCGTGGGCGTCATCGCCGGGTTTGTCGGGACATGCATGGTGATTGGCCCGAGCGCCATCGATGGGCTGGGTGGCCAGCTCATCCCGCAGTTGGCGATCGTGGCGGCGACGGCTTGCTATGCCGGCGCCGCCATCTACGGCCGATCTTTCAAGGGGCTGAATCCCGCCGCACCTGCGGCAGGGTCGTTGATCGTGGGTGCGCTGCTGCTGACCCCCGTCAGCCTGATAGTCGATCGGCCTTGGGAGATTCACCCGTCCGCGCGCTCGTTGATGGCATTGGTTGCACTGGCGGCATTTTCGACGGCGCTGGCGTTTGTCATCTACTTTCGGCTGATTCAGGTGCTGGGGGCGATTGGCACCACGGCGCAAGCCTATCTGCGGGTGCCGATTGGCGTTGGGATCAGCGTGGCTTTCCTGGGGGAGTCGCTGGCGCCGTCGGCCTGGCTGGGGCTGGGGTGCGTCGTCGTGGGGGTTGCAGCGATGTCGATGCCTGCACGCCTGACGCCAGCGCAGCGGACGTAG
- a CDS encoding HU family DNA-binding protein, with protein sequence MATKAKTAAKKAAPKKAAPAKKPAATTASVKPLKDTFTKSSLVSHLAEQAQVDAKAVKAVLLHLENTITGALHKKGAGEFTLPGLFKVTSVKVPATKRRFGKNPFTGLEQWFEAKPASVRVKVRALKKVKDAALNG encoded by the coding sequence ATGGCAACCAAAGCTAAAACAGCAGCAAAGAAAGCAGCACCGAAGAAGGCCGCGCCGGCAAAGAAGCCTGCCGCCACCACGGCATCGGTCAAGCCGTTGAAGGACACGTTCACCAAATCGAGCCTGGTGAGCCATCTGGCCGAACAGGCACAGGTTGACGCCAAGGCGGTGAAAGCGGTTCTGCTGCATCTGGAAAACACCATCACAGGCGCACTGCACAAGAAGGGCGCCGGCGAGTTCACGCTGCCGGGCCTGTTCAAGGTGACGTCCGTGAAGGTTCCGGCAACCAAGCGCCGCTTCGGCAAGAACCCCTTCACCGGTCTGGAGCAGTGGTTCGAAGCCAAGCCGGCGTCGGTGCGCGTGAAAGTCCGTGCCCTGAAAAAGGTCAAGGATGCTGCCCTGAACGGGTAA
- the fae gene encoding formaldehyde-activating enzyme codes for MTSSTQKQLYIGEGFEGPGVNLAHINVLVGPRNGPAGQAFSTALATPSAGHAPFVIIAQPGVPTKPLTLYVNKAPIESDFHGNATWGASQAGIAKAVAEALENGTLPPEAENDWVVVSANWVNPKTDDLDAVFENNYKACRNAIVAAMEGLPRKEAVFAAARDVSNPFYTPKKG; via the coding sequence ATGACTTCCTCCACCCAAAAGCAGCTCTATATCGGCGAAGGCTTTGAAGGCCCCGGCGTCAATCTCGCGCATATCAACGTGCTGGTTGGTCCGCGCAATGGCCCTGCGGGCCAGGCGTTTTCCACCGCACTGGCAACCCCGTCGGCTGGCCATGCGCCGTTCGTCATCATTGCGCAGCCGGGCGTGCCGACCAAGCCGCTCACGCTGTACGTGAACAAGGCCCCGATCGAGAGCGACTTCCACGGCAATGCCACCTGGGGTGCCTCGCAGGCCGGTATCGCCAAGGCGGTGGCTGAAGCGCTGGAAAACGGCACGCTGCCGCCGGAAGCGGAGAACGACTGGGTGGTCGTGTCGGCCAACTGGGTGAACCCCAAGACCGACGATCTCGACGCCGTGTTCGAGAACAACTACAAGGCCTGCCGCAACGCGATCGTTGCCGCCATGGAAGGTCTGCCGCGCAAGGAAGCCGTGTTTGCCGCCGCGCGTGACGTCTCCAACCCGTTCTACACCCCGAAGAAGGGCTGA
- a CDS encoding enoyl-CoA hydratase has product MESHSTTTDALVLREAHEGVVTLTLNRPLQFNALSEAMLDALQLALDNVAADDSVRCVVLAAAGKAFCAGHDLREMRGTPQLAYYQALFARCSVVMQAIQALPVPVIARVHGIATAAGCQLVASCDLAIASDAARFAVSGINVGLFCSTPAVALSRNVSAKRAFDMLVTGRFIDAATAADWGLINEAVPDAALDEAVARKVADILSKSPAAIRYGKAMFYRQRQMALDDAYAYAGDVIARNMMEEDAGEGIDAFLEKRPAKWRR; this is encoded by the coding sequence ATGGAATCCCATTCCACAACAACGGACGCGCTTGTGCTGCGCGAAGCGCACGAGGGCGTCGTCACCCTCACGCTGAACCGCCCACTGCAATTCAACGCGCTGTCCGAAGCCATGCTGGACGCATTGCAGCTTGCCCTGGACAACGTTGCGGCAGACGACAGCGTGCGCTGCGTGGTGCTGGCCGCTGCAGGCAAGGCGTTTTGCGCCGGGCATGATTTGCGCGAAATGCGCGGCACACCGCAGCTTGCCTACTACCAGGCGCTGTTTGCCCGCTGCAGCGTGGTGATGCAGGCCATCCAGGCCCTGCCGGTGCCGGTCATCGCGCGGGTGCATGGCATTGCCACCGCAGCGGGCTGCCAGCTCGTTGCCAGTTGCGACCTGGCGATTGCATCCGACGCGGCACGGTTTGCTGTCTCAGGCATCAACGTCGGCCTGTTCTGCTCAACGCCCGCCGTGGCGTTGTCGCGCAACGTCTCGGCCAAGCGCGCGTTCGACATGCTGGTGACGGGCCGCTTCATCGACGCGGCCACGGCTGCCGACTGGGGCCTCATCAACGAGGCCGTGCCCGATGCGGCGCTTGACGAGGCCGTGGCACGTAAGGTGGCCGACATCCTGTCAAAGAGCCCCGCCGCCATCCGCTATGGCAAAGCGATGTTCTATCGGCAGCGGCAGATGGCACTGGACGATGCGTATGCCTACGCTGGCGATGTCATAGCCCGCAACATGATGGAAGAGGATGCCGGCGAAGGGATTGACGCGTTTCTGGAGAAGCGGCCGGCCAAGTGGCGGCGGTGA
- the aldA gene encoding aldehyde dehydrogenase: MRTERNYVNGRFADAQSDAVIVVHNPATEAPFARVSAATADEAVAAVEAAAAAQKPWRKLPSTERAAYLHKLADALTARAPEIGAALAQESGKSLEDASNEAIYAGQITRYHAEWARRIEGEVIPSDTPDENLFLQRDPIGVVACLIPFNYPVYTLLRKIAPALITGNTVVVRPSNNTPVSAFEIAKAVEDAGFPPGVVNILAMDHATAEVLCTHAAVGMITLTGSVNAGRKVLDYCKVNIAKPSLELGGKTPAIVEPDTDLEAVAAALVAAKVAHCGQRCTAIERVYVHESVHDRFVALLKEQMAAVRIGDRAVDPSCMGPQVSASARAGIHAMVEGAIADGATLETGGKLPDGPGFFYPATLLTNCRQDMEIVQEETFGPILAVLRYSNIDEAIALANDHQFGLASVLYTENYRTALKVANAIEAGELYVNRTPADPYQGYHAGWKRSGLGGDDGKHGMLEFTQTRLVVMKY, translated from the coding sequence ATGCGTACCGAGCGCAACTATGTGAATGGCCGGTTTGCCGATGCGCAAAGCGATGCAGTCATCGTTGTCCATAATCCCGCCACCGAAGCACCGTTTGCACGCGTGTCGGCGGCGACGGCCGATGAGGCAGTTGCCGCTGTCGAGGCAGCGGCCGCCGCGCAGAAGCCCTGGCGCAAGCTGCCGAGCACCGAGCGCGCTGCTTACCTGCACAAGCTCGCCGACGCGCTGACGGCGCGTGCTCCCGAGATTGGCGCAGCGCTCGCGCAGGAGTCGGGCAAGAGCCTGGAAGACGCTTCAAACGAAGCCATCTACGCCGGTCAGATCACGCGCTATCACGCCGAGTGGGCACGCCGGATCGAGGGCGAGGTGATCCCCAGCGATACGCCGGACGAAAACCTCTTCCTGCAACGCGATCCCATCGGTGTCGTGGCGTGCCTGATCCCGTTCAACTATCCCGTCTATACGCTGCTGCGAAAGATTGCCCCCGCGCTGATTACGGGCAACACCGTGGTGGTTCGGCCCAGCAACAACACGCCCGTTTCGGCTTTCGAAATTGCAAAGGCGGTTGAGGATGCCGGCTTTCCGCCGGGTGTCGTCAACATTCTGGCGATGGATCACGCCACGGCCGAGGTGCTATGCACCCACGCGGCGGTCGGCATGATCACGCTCACGGGCAGCGTGAATGCGGGCCGCAAGGTGCTCGACTACTGCAAGGTGAACATTGCCAAGCCGTCGCTGGAGCTTGGCGGCAAGACGCCTGCCATCGTTGAGCCGGATACAGATCTGGAAGCGGTGGCCGCTGCGCTTGTCGCGGCCAAGGTCGCACATTGCGGTCAACGTTGCACGGCCATCGAGCGCGTGTACGTGCATGAGAGCGTCCACGACCGCTTTGTCGCCCTGCTCAAGGAGCAGATGGCCGCCGTGCGCATCGGTGACCGCGCGGTCGATCCGTCGTGCATGGGGCCCCAGGTGAGCGCATCGGCGCGCGCCGGCATTCACGCGATGGTCGAAGGTGCCATTGCCGACGGTGCAACGCTGGAGACCGGCGGAAAGCTGCCCGATGGCCCCGGCTTCTTTTACCCGGCCACGCTGCTGACCAACTGCCGTCAGGACATGGAGATCGTTCAGGAAGAGACCTTCGGTCCGATTCTGGCCGTGCTGCGCTACTCCAACATCGACGAAGCCATTGCCTTGGCCAACGACCACCAGTTCGGCCTGGCATCGGTGCTCTACACCGAGAACTACCGCACCGCCCTGAAGGTGGCCAATGCCATCGAAGCGGGCGAGCTGTACGTCAACCGCACACCGGCCGATCCGTACCAGGGTTACCACGCCGGCTGGAAGCGCTCCGGCCTTGGCGGCGACGACGGCAAGCACGGGATGCTCGAGTTCACGCAAACACGGCTGGTGGTCATGAAGTACTGA
- a CDS encoding DUF1214 domain-containing protein — MTSQFSPRLPAALARSLRVAGLVALFAALVVPAQAASPLATADQVALDALAVQINRTNGYPVLKAEAKAAYALAYGGNVSAEAASRLDNAIDELAFSAIQKSVNGDPFNPKVYWVDAPPRNWPGVSVPGGRYSYDNPDNIYRTIPIDGSSRYVIKGKRTYPGPTDVTFSLISNPNSQQTVAILTGQDLVVNADGTYTITVDNTPANGRVNHIQSNGQARQLFIRNNLGNWNTETPDTLSVQRVADGRSYPAKGAFAIAADAWINLQESILDYGVGALGLKTHTNPVNTLSSPSISSTLGTLTTQASSFGYFKLADDEALVATVQTGGAGYVVFPVTDPWLVTVDPIRHQSSLNNVQAAPNTDGSYTFVVSTQDPGVANWIDPVGLHEGTIMVRWQNLPATKPLAGGPSVQTQVVKLSNLANVLPVGTRYVSAAQRAQQLTDRAAGYARRVAIQ, encoded by the coding sequence ATGACCTCGCAGTTCTCTCCTCGATTGCCTGCCGCGCTGGCACGTTCCCTTCGCGTGGCGGGTCTTGTCGCGCTGTTTGCCGCATTGGTGGTGCCGGCTCAAGCAGCCTCGCCCCTAGCGACTGCCGATCAGGTTGCGCTCGACGCACTGGCCGTGCAGATCAACCGGACCAACGGCTACCCGGTGCTCAAGGCGGAGGCGAAGGCCGCCTACGCCTTGGCTTACGGCGGCAACGTCAGCGCTGAAGCGGCAAGCCGTCTGGACAACGCCATCGACGAGTTGGCATTCAGCGCCATCCAGAAATCGGTCAACGGCGATCCATTCAACCCCAAGGTGTACTGGGTGGATGCGCCGCCGCGCAACTGGCCCGGCGTGAGCGTGCCGGGCGGGCGCTACTCCTATGACAACCCGGACAACATCTATCGCACCATCCCGATCGATGGCTCGTCGCGTTACGTCATCAAGGGCAAGCGCACCTACCCGGGCCCGACCGATGTCACGTTCTCGCTCATCAGCAATCCGAACTCGCAGCAGACCGTGGCCATTCTCACGGGCCAGGACCTGGTGGTGAATGCCGACGGCACGTACACCATCACGGTGGACAACACACCGGCCAATGGCCGCGTGAACCATATCCAGTCCAACGGGCAGGCGCGGCAACTGTTCATTCGCAACAACCTTGGCAACTGGAATACCGAAACGCCCGACACGCTGAGCGTGCAGCGCGTGGCGGACGGCCGCAGCTATCCGGCCAAGGGTGCTTTTGCCATTGCGGCCGATGCGTGGATCAATCTGCAGGAGTCGATTCTTGACTACGGCGTGGGTGCGCTGGGCCTCAAGACGCATACCAACCCGGTGAACACGCTGTCCAGCCCGTCGATCTCGTCCACGCTGGGCACGCTCACCACGCAGGCCAGTTCGTTCGGCTACTTCAAGCTGGCAGACGACGAGGCGCTGGTGGCAACCGTGCAGACGGGTGGGGCAGGGTACGTAGTCTTTCCGGTGACGGACCCATGGCTTGTCACGGTCGACCCGATCCGCCATCAGTCCAGCCTGAACAACGTGCAGGCAGCGCCCAACACGGATGGCAGCTACACCTTTGTGGTGTCGACCCAGGACCCGGGTGTGGCCAACTGGATTGATCCGGTGGGGCTGCATGAAGGCACCATCATGGTCCGCTGGCAGAACCTGCCGGCCACCAAACCGCTGGCAGGCGGGCCGTCCGTCCAGACCCAGGTGGTGAAGCTGAGCAACCTTGCAAATGTGCTGCCGGTCGGTACGCGCTATGTGAGCGCTGCCCAGCGCGCCCAGCAACTGACAGATCGGGCTGCGGGGTATGCGCGCCGCGTTGCCATCCAGTAA
- a CDS encoding aldo/keto reductase, with amino-acid sequence MEYVRLGQSGLKVSRLCLGTMNMGTPQWKPWIFDEAQSEPIVRHALEAGVNFIDLADFYSTGVGEEVVGRILKRLARREELVVTTKVGYDMGNYPNAGGHSRKHILDGIDASLRRLDMDYVDVYMLHFFDVNTPVEETMRAMHDVVEAGKARYLGVSTMYTWQFAKIMQVCERNGWHKPINMQLQLNLAYREEEREMVPYCIDQGVGVSVFSPLARGLLTCEPKSTRNQTDFFTAQMYGDPASLAIAESVARVAKRRGVAPAQIAQAWVLNHQGIDSMLVGADSVEQFNSALGALGTQLTEEELFELERNYTPCDLINDYTAGRRIARESRPAQGVFAAQPLLEGVETA; translated from the coding sequence ATGGAATACGTCCGCCTGGGCCAATCTGGCCTGAAGGTGTCGCGCCTGTGTCTGGGCACGATGAACATGGGCACGCCGCAGTGGAAGCCGTGGATCTTTGATGAGGCGCAAAGCGAGCCCATCGTGCGTCACGCGCTGGAAGCCGGCGTCAACTTCATCGACCTGGCTGACTTCTACTCGACGGGTGTCGGCGAAGAGGTTGTCGGCCGCATCCTGAAGCGCCTCGCGCGCCGTGAAGAGCTGGTCGTGACCACCAAGGTTGGCTACGACATGGGCAACTACCCCAACGCGGGTGGCCATTCGCGCAAGCACATCCTCGATGGCATTGATGCGTCGCTCAGGCGGCTCGACATGGACTATGTCGATGTCTACATGCTGCATTTCTTCGACGTGAACACGCCTGTTGAGGAAACCATGCGCGCGATGCACGACGTTGTCGAGGCCGGCAAGGCCCGCTACCTCGGTGTGTCGACCATGTACACGTGGCAGTTCGCCAAGATCATGCAGGTGTGCGAGCGCAACGGCTGGCACAAGCCGATCAATATGCAGCTCCAGCTCAACCTCGCCTACCGCGAAGAAGAGCGCGAGATGGTGCCGTACTGCATCGACCAGGGGGTTGGTGTGTCGGTGTTCAGCCCGCTGGCGCGCGGCCTGCTGACGTGCGAGCCGAAATCGACCCGCAACCAGACTGACTTCTTTACCGCGCAGATGTATGGCGATCCGGCGTCGCTGGCGATTGCGGAATCGGTGGCGAGGGTCGCGAAGCGCCGGGGCGTGGCGCCTGCACAGATCGCGCAAGCGTGGGTGCTGAACCATCAGGGTATCGACAGCATGCTGGTGGGGGCAGATTCGGTTGAGCAGTTCAACAGCGCACTCGGTGCACTGGGCACCCAGCTCACTGAGGAAGAACTGTTCGAGCTGGAGCGCAACTACACGCCTTGCGATCTCATCAATGACTACACCGCCGGTCGCCGCATCGCGCGCGAGTCGCGTCCGGCGCAAGGCGTTTTTGCAGCACAGCCGCTGTTGGAAGGAGTTGAAACGGCATGA
- a CDS encoding NAD-dependent succinate-semialdehyde dehydrogenase: protein MSEFLKTGHYIGGEWYEPQGGAATYAVLNPATGEAIAQVAKGGAAETQQAIDAAERALPAWRALTAKERGARVKRWGGLMLEHRDALAELMSREQGKPLSEAKGEVAYAASFLEWFAEEAKRMYGDVIPSPKPNAQIVVTREPIGVVAAITPWNFPLAMITRKAGPALAAGCTMVLKPSEETPLSAFALAVLAERAGVPAGVFNVVSGDAVAIGAVLTGSEVVRKLSFTGSTRVGKLLAKQSADTLKKLSLELGGNAPFIVFDDADLDAAVEGAMASKFRNTGQTCVCVNRFLVQDGVYDAFTQKLAAAVKKLRVGNALTGDVEQGPLINAAALAKVEAHVADATAKGAAVVTGGKRHALGGTFYEPTVLAGMTRDMLIAEEETFGPVAACFRFETEEEAIAVANDTPFGLSAYFYTRDLGRAWRVSGALESGMVGVNDGIISTEVAPFGGVKQSGLGREGSKYGIDEYVELKYTLMAGLGR, encoded by the coding sequence ATGAGCGAATTTCTCAAGACTGGCCACTACATTGGTGGCGAATGGTACGAGCCGCAGGGCGGTGCAGCCACCTACGCGGTGCTGAACCCCGCAACGGGCGAAGCCATTGCGCAGGTTGCCAAGGGTGGCGCTGCCGAAACCCAACAGGCCATTGATGCCGCTGAGCGCGCACTACCGGCCTGGCGCGCACTCACCGCCAAGGAGCGCGGCGCACGGGTCAAGCGCTGGGGCGGACTGATGCTTGAACACCGCGATGCACTGGCTGAGCTGATGTCGCGCGAGCAAGGCAAGCCGCTGTCAGAAGCCAAGGGCGAAGTCGCGTATGCCGCGAGCTTTCTGGAGTGGTTTGCCGAAGAAGCCAAGCGCATGTACGGCGACGTGATCCCCAGCCCGAAGCCGAACGCGCAGATCGTCGTCACGCGTGAGCCGATTGGTGTGGTGGCGGCCATCACGCCGTGGAACTTCCCGCTGGCGATGATCACGCGCAAGGCGGGTCCCGCGCTGGCGGCCGGTTGCACGATGGTGCTCAAGCCGTCGGAAGAGACGCCGCTGTCGGCATTTGCGCTGGCCGTGCTGGCCGAGCGCGCAGGCGTGCCGGCTGGCGTGTTCAACGTTGTGTCGGGTGACGCGGTGGCCATCGGTGCGGTGCTTACCGGGTCGGAGGTCGTGCGCAAACTTTCGTTCACGGGCTCGACACGCGTGGGCAAGCTGCTTGCCAAGCAGTCGGCCGATACGCTGAAGAAGCTGTCGCTGGAGCTGGGTGGCAACGCGCCGTTTATCGTGTTTGATGATGCCGACCTGGATGCAGCGGTGGAAGGCGCCATGGCTTCCAAGTTCCGCAACACCGGGCAGACCTGCGTGTGCGTGAATCGCTTCCTAGTGCAAGACGGTGTGTACGACGCGTTCACGCAAAAGCTGGCAGCGGCGGTCAAGAAGCTGCGCGTGGGCAATGCGCTCACGGGCGACGTCGAGCAGGGGCCGTTGATCAACGCGGCGGCACTCGCCAAGGTGGAAGCGCACGTTGCCGACGCAACAGCCAAGGGCGCTGCGGTGGTCACTGGCGGCAAGCGCCACGCGCTTGGCGGTACGTTCTACGAGCCGACTGTGCTGGCCGGCATGACGCGTGACATGCTGATCGCGGAAGAGGAAACCTTCGGCCCCGTCGCCGCGTGCTTCCGCTTTGAGACCGAGGAAGAGGCGATTGCCGTCGCCAATGACACCCCTTTTGGCCTGTCCGCGTACTTTTACACGCGTGACCTCGGTCGCGCATGGCGTGTCTCGGGCGCGTTGGAAAGCGGGATGGTGGGTGTCAACGACGGCATCATTTCGACCGAAGTCGCCCCCTTCGGCGGCGTGAAGCAATCCGGCCTAGGCCGCGAAGGCTCGAAGTACGGCATCGACGAGTACGTCGAGCTCAAGTACACGCTGATGGCCGGTCTCGGCCGCTAA
- a CDS encoding LysR substrate-binding domain-containing protein — MRRLPSLIALRFFEETARHLSFSRAAASLFVTQSAVSRQIRLLEDALGAQLFERDHKGVNLTEAGQRLLPFVEQAFNAIERGVGEVAAAPPKTKRRLTVSLPPTLATQWFSPRLGTLSEAQPDVELSIRTDASDDCDCRIRFGRAALPDMHSELLMMERHALVGAPRFSGEPLDTLFGKLSPLHVLHEGKRLTMWVDWCAQAGIPYTRVSDGIEFSTLEQAIHAARKGAGLAIVDLNMIEEEIGDGTLVRLSPAQVVGPFGYWLDVAPANVAAEHVRAFAAWLREQVAERT; from the coding sequence ATGCGACGCCTACCATCGCTGATCGCGCTGCGATTCTTCGAGGAGACCGCGCGTCACCTCAGCTTCAGCCGCGCGGCGGCTTCACTGTTCGTTACGCAAAGCGCGGTCAGCCGGCAGATCCGCCTGCTGGAAGACGCGCTCGGCGCGCAGCTTTTTGAGCGTGACCACAAAGGCGTCAACTTGACCGAAGCTGGTCAGCGCCTTCTGCCGTTTGTCGAGCAGGCGTTCAACGCCATCGAGCGCGGCGTTGGAGAGGTGGCCGCAGCGCCTCCGAAAACGAAGCGCCGCCTTACGGTATCGCTGCCGCCCACGCTTGCGACACAGTGGTTCTCGCCACGGCTGGGCACGCTCTCTGAGGCGCAGCCGGATGTTGAACTGTCGATCCGCACCGATGCGTCGGACGACTGCGATTGCCGCATCCGTTTCGGACGCGCCGCGCTGCCAGACATGCATTCAGAACTACTGATGATGGAGCGGCATGCCTTGGTGGGTGCGCCGAGGTTTTCGGGCGAACCACTCGACACGCTGTTTGGCAAGCTGTCGCCATTGCATGTATTGCATGAGGGCAAACGCCTGACGATGTGGGTCGACTGGTGCGCCCAAGCCGGCATCCCCTACACACGGGTTAGCGATGGCATCGAATTTTCGACACTCGAGCAGGCGATCCACGCCGCGCGCAAGGGTGCGGGGCTCGCCATCGTCGATCTCAACATGATCGAAGAGGAGATCGGTGACGGCACGCTGGTGCGGCTGTCGCCCGCGCAGGTGGTCGGCCCGTTCGGCTACTGGCTGGATGTTGCGCCAGCCAACGTAGCGGCCGAACACGTACGTGCATTTGCTGCGTGGTTGCGGGAGCAAGTGGCGGAGCGCACCTGA
- a CDS encoding MFS transporter, whose translation MPQPSTVERLQGRVNLDDVPLNRFHIKIAGLTFGAHLTEGYVLGTVGYALSAMGNQMPLDPFWMGMLGSSALIGIFLGSLLFGRLSDIMGRQKIFLTSFLIITVASAAQFFVTSPMELFLLRILIGIGMGGDFSVGHAILAEFSPRKHRGVLLGSFSVIWTVGYVIANVLGMVYAHATPDSWRWLLASAALPAAIILFLRMGTPESPRWLAGKGRMKEARAIVAKFFGPNVVLDGAAEPHANVGFGRLFQPDLIRRTLFNCVFFMCLVIPYFAIYTFLPTILWTIGLSQGFGTDLLLNAFLVLGALVGIWLTIVLSRRGFLIGSFAVTCVSLLVLALLPSTASVGMIIAFAIFTLTMSAFSNLVGVFPPECFPTEVRASGVGLSVACSRLGSAVGTFLLPVSITTLGFQATMFALAGVLLVGMIVSIAWAPETKHLTLNQAAGH comes from the coding sequence ATGCCGCAGCCGTCCACGGTTGAACGCCTGCAAGGTCGGGTCAACCTCGACGATGTTCCGCTGAACCGCTTTCATATCAAGATCGCCGGCCTCACGTTCGGTGCGCACCTGACCGAAGGCTACGTGCTGGGGACCGTTGGTTATGCGCTCAGCGCCATGGGCAACCAGATGCCGCTCGATCCGTTCTGGATGGGGATGCTTGGCAGCTCCGCGTTGATCGGCATCTTCTTGGGCAGCCTCCTGTTTGGCCGTCTGTCCGACATCATGGGCCGTCAGAAGATCTTCCTGACGAGCTTCCTGATCATCACCGTCGCTTCGGCAGCGCAGTTCTTCGTGACGTCACCGATGGAGCTGTTCCTGCTGCGTATCCTGATTGGTATCGGGATGGGCGGTGACTTTTCGGTTGGCCATGCGATTTTGGCGGAGTTCTCGCCACGCAAGCATCGTGGGGTCTTGCTGGGTTCGTTCAGCGTGATCTGGACCGTGGGCTACGTCATCGCCAACGTGCTCGGCATGGTCTACGCGCACGCCACGCCGGATTCCTGGCGCTGGCTGCTGGCCTCGGCTGCATTGCCTGCCGCAATCATCCTGTTCCTGCGCATGGGCACGCCTGAGTCCCCGCGCTGGTTGGCCGGTAAGGGACGCATGAAGGAAGCGCGCGCGATTGTTGCCAAGTTCTTCGGCCCGAACGTCGTGCTGGACGGCGCGGCCGAACCGCACGCTAACGTGGGTTTCGGGCGACTGTTTCAGCCGGATCTGATTCGCCGCACGCTCTTCAACTGCGTGTTCTTCATGTGCCTGGTGATCCCGTACTTCGCGATCTACACGTTCTTGCCGACGATCCTCTGGACGATCGGACTGTCGCAAGGGTTTGGCACGGATCTGCTGCTCAATGCTTTCCTCGTACTCGGCGCACTGGTCGGCATCTGGCTCACGATCGTGTTGTCGCGACGTGGCTTTCTGATCGGCTCATTTGCGGTGACCTGCGTGTCGCTTCTGGTGCTGGCGCTGCTGCCGTCCACGGCATCGGTCGGCATGATTATCGCGTTCGCAATCTTCACGCTCACGATGTCGGCGTTCAGCAACTTGGTTGGCGTGTTTCCTCCCGAGTGCTTCCCGACGGAAGTGCGGGCAAGCGGCGTGGGTCTCTCTGTTGCGTGCAGTCGGCTGGGGTCTGCGGTGGGCACGTTCCTGCTGCCGGTCAGTATTACGACGCTGGGGTTCCAGGCAACGATGTTCGCGCTTGCCGGGGTGCTGTTGGTCGGGATGATCGTGTCGATTGCGTGGGCGCCGGAGACAAAGCATCTGACGCTCAACCAGGCGGCGGGTCACTGA